The Fibrobacter sp. UWB4 genome includes a window with the following:
- a CDS encoding PD-(D/E)XK nuclease family transposase — protein sequence MNRNEFFAMVKDVHEHPEHLAEYRKTYRNVYPFSDGIFKMLIANEAKPERTVKFLNAMLELTGGNAIKSFTLGVQENPGVLNDKTAIFDIYGTTEAGAPILIEVQQNYNKFFVDRLIYYTSRVFTRTVKKSQTYKLPHIYVLSILTENQFPLERNTYLHHSQLVRNRRHFYDKLDVYLIELEKFFAIEDRTPLEVREQSTRADMLRIFRDVLEEKDIPEEKLKSLLDKDFIKDVSLTGYTDEILLNEVDGMTDLLYERQGAYAQGHDDAHKEDAQLMVDAGILTPEKAAELFKVPKKEILPRNR from the coding sequence ATGAATCGCAATGAATTTTTCGCTATGGTAAAAGACGTCCATGAGCATCCTGAACATTTGGCAGAATATCGCAAAACGTATAGGAACGTTTATCCTTTTAGCGATGGCATTTTCAAAATGCTTATAGCGAACGAGGCAAAACCCGAACGTACAGTAAAATTTTTGAATGCTATGCTTGAACTTACAGGAGGAAACGCCATCAAATCGTTTACTTTAGGTGTTCAAGAAAATCCTGGTGTTCTAAACGATAAAACAGCCATTTTTGACATATACGGCACTACGGAAGCAGGCGCGCCCATCCTTATCGAAGTTCAGCAGAATTACAACAAATTTTTCGTTGATCGTCTTATTTATTACACATCTCGGGTTTTTACCCGCACCGTTAAAAAATCGCAAACCTACAAATTGCCACACATTTATGTGCTCTCAATCTTGACCGAAAACCAATTTCCTCTAGAAAGAAACACCTATCTTCATCACTCACAACTCGTACGCAATCGGCGTCACTTTTATGACAAGTTGGATGTCTATTTGATAGAACTCGAAAAGTTTTTCGCAATAGAAGATAGAACACCCCTAGAAGTTCGAGAACAGTCTACCCGAGCTGATATGTTACGCATTTTCCGCGATGTCCTTGAAGAAAAAGATATTCCCGAAGAAAAGTTAAAAAGCCTACTTGACAAGGATTTCATCAAAGATGTATCTTTGACAGGGTACACCGACGAAATTCTTTTGAACGAGGTTGACGGTATGACAGACTTGCTTTACGAGAGACAAGGGGCCTATGCTCAAGGACATGACGATGCCCATAAAGAAGATGCTCAGTTAATGGTCGATGCCGGAATATTGACCCCAGAGAAAGCGGCTGAACTTTTCAAGGTTCCTAAAAAGGAAATCTTACCAAGAAATCGGTGA
- a CDS encoding type IA DNA topoisomerase, with protein sequence MILLVAEKPSVANQHYKPMLERIEGEKFTQGDGCLIGKNHCITWCVGHLITLAPLDAYPGFEGGWRLSNLPLLPEKFKLMEIESTRKQLAVVRDMMARADVLVNGADAGREGNLIFDLILDYTPDFRKKQIKRLWVNSYVAKDLDKAWKNLEDATERLNLSYAARLRQRADWMVGLNATRAYTLTAGRGKMISVGRVQTPTLNLVVERDAIVEQFKELFYYSVVGTWKGFQAQLLDERRGSAGSPTLTKDERGQRHPEQREGSSEVIKGDAGTASGTTAEAKVATEAKVAADKQSNLKVAIFEKEEPAQAVIDKCSPPEEATIAKVDIQQKKQFPQKPFDLTELQKEGNKRFKYSAQQVLDCAQNLYEKKLLTYPRTDSQYLPDTMQQEAYALAQRLATPQEKSVMRSVNENFVFINSSKVTDHFAIIPTGEEPQNLPEMEENIYKLAKERFVQAWLKPYVWSEMEVLLQTRDERGETSDSNVILSDNEGSSDNSALQLGAGTSELFRLKLKRNEDLGFRALVKEEKKKGKKTKDERRETRDNATAEDSKGDGDDITNIVETFPEWNLGDHAPFDSLELQKKKKSKPKYFTEATLLAAMKTAGKQIENEELAEAMKERGLGTPATQAGIIETLKKRGFIEAQKNYLVSTQRGREVIALMDEKVKSPEMTGEWEFKLSQVEKGKLTPIEFRDGIVNYVKELFEHLRQKYGSQFERETVTDAIPCPKCSSPLEIAPWGYVCKNEECGFKAGHTIAGRTLSHAEMATLLKTGKSDLLSGFKSKKGTTFSATLTLGDDGNIGFEFSDDARAKTPTNYKCPKCGKMLLDSGNRLICEGSDVTTSNNENGDPTLTPDTAPTCDFVFYKTIAGHVMSDTEIAELFSNGTTEIICGFLTKKGTTFNAKVVWDKDFKATFAFENDGHFHGTETKFNCPLCKKKLEENKNAIFCPACNFTLFKSVAGKKLRVADIKALLTGGKTELLTGFKSKKGTEFDAYLKLGEDGRTNFEFVHRDLPCPCCGDQLRFRSGTTTQTPNGEVQTLAAYVCMNPACNYGIPKTFFKRDFSDEEVETLLKNKSTPILEPFKKNDTTFRAALELREGGKIAFNKLTVEVIKKG encoded by the coding sequence ATGATTTTACTCGTCGCCGAAAAACCTTCTGTTGCCAATCAACATTACAAGCCAATGCTGGAGCGTATTGAGGGTGAAAAGTTTACGCAAGGCGACGGATGCCTAATCGGCAAGAACCATTGCATCACATGGTGCGTGGGTCACTTGATTACGCTTGCTCCGTTGGACGCCTACCCCGGTTTCGAGGGCGGTTGGCGACTTTCGAACTTGCCGCTTTTGCCTGAAAAATTCAAGTTGATGGAAATCGAGAGCACGCGAAAGCAGCTCGCGGTTGTGCGCGACATGATGGCAAGGGCGGATGTTCTTGTGAACGGCGCGGACGCGGGTCGTGAAGGTAATTTGATTTTCGACTTGATTCTCGACTACACGCCGGACTTCCGCAAAAAACAAATCAAGCGTTTGTGGGTGAACAGCTATGTGGCAAAGGACTTGGACAAGGCTTGGAAGAATCTGGAAGACGCGACGGAACGTTTGAACTTGAGCTATGCGGCAAGGCTCCGCCAGCGTGCCGACTGGATGGTCGGACTGAATGCGACTCGTGCATACACGCTCACTGCCGGGCGCGGAAAGATGATTTCTGTGGGGCGTGTGCAGACACCGACACTGAACTTGGTCGTGGAACGCGATGCAATTGTCGAGCAGTTTAAGGAACTGTTCTATTACAGCGTTGTGGGGACGTGGAAAGGGTTCCAGGCGCAATTATTAGACGAAAGACGTGGTTCGGCAGGCTCACCAACCTTGACGAAAGACGAAAGGGGACAACGTCATCCTGAACAACGTGAAGGATCCAGTGAAGTAATAAAAGGCGATGCAGGTACGGCATCCGGCACGACAGCAGAGGCGAAAGTCGCGACAGAGGCGAAGGTCGCGGCGGACAAGCAAAGCAATTTAAAAGTTGCGATTTTCGAGAAAGAAGAACCAGCGCAGGCTGTTATAGACAAATGCTCGCCGCCGGAAGAAGCAACAATTGCAAAGGTTGACATCCAACAAAAAAAGCAGTTCCCGCAAAAGCCATTCGACTTGACGGAACTGCAAAAAGAGGGCAACAAGCGTTTTAAATACAGCGCCCAGCAAGTTCTCGACTGCGCCCAAAACTTGTACGAAAAGAAATTGCTCACCTATCCGCGTACAGACTCACAATACTTGCCGGACACGATGCAGCAAGAAGCATACGCGCTTGCACAAAGGCTTGCCACACCGCAAGAAAAATCAGTCATGCGCAGCGTGAACGAAAACTTTGTCTTCATCAACTCCAGTAAAGTCACAGACCACTTTGCCATTATTCCCACGGGAGAAGAACCGCAAAACCTCCCTGAGATGGAAGAGAACATCTACAAGCTCGCAAAAGAACGCTTTGTGCAGGCATGGCTCAAGCCGTATGTTTGGAGCGAAATGGAAGTGCTACTACAGACGAGAGACGAGAGAGGAGAGACGAGTGATAGCAACGTCATCCTGAGTGATAACGAAGGATCCAGTGACAATTCAGCCCTTCAACTGGGCGCAGGGACCTCGGAGCTGTTCCGGTTGAAGCTCAAGCGAAATGAAGATTTAGGTTTCCGTGCACTCGTCAAGGAAGAAAAGAAGAAAGGCAAGAAGACGAAAGACGAGAGACGAGAGACGAGAGATAATGCAACAGCGGAAGACTCAAAGGGCGATGGCGATGACATCACGAACATTGTCGAGACGTTCCCGGAATGGAATCTCGGGGACCATGCTCCATTTGACAGTCTAGAACTGCAAAAGAAAAAGAAGAGCAAGCCCAAGTACTTCACCGAAGCAACACTCCTTGCCGCGATGAAAACGGCGGGCAAGCAAATCGAAAACGAAGAACTTGCCGAAGCCATGAAGGAACGCGGTCTCGGAACGCCAGCCACGCAAGCAGGCATCATTGAAACGCTCAAAAAACGCGGATTCATCGAAGCGCAAAAGAATTATCTTGTCAGCACCCAGCGCGGACGCGAAGTCATCGCGCTCATGGACGAAAAAGTCAAATCGCCCGAAATGACCGGTGAATGGGAATTCAAGCTTTCGCAAGTTGAGAAAGGCAAGCTCACGCCAATCGAATTCCGCGACGGCATCGTGAATTACGTCAAGGAACTCTTCGAACATTTGCGTCAAAAATACGGCAGCCAGTTCGAACGCGAAACCGTCACCGACGCGATTCCTTGCCCGAAATGTTCCAGCCCGCTCGAAATTGCGCCGTGGGGCTACGTCTGCAAAAATGAGGAATGCGGTTTCAAGGCGGGCCACACCATTGCCGGCCGCACATTGAGCCATGCCGAAATGGCGACACTCCTCAAAACAGGCAAGTCCGATTTGCTCAGCGGATTCAAGAGCAAAAAAGGAACAACATTCAGCGCCACGCTCACATTAGGCGATGACGGCAACATCGGCTTTGAATTTTCCGACGACGCCCGTGCCAAAACGCCAACCAATTACAAATGCCCCAAGTGCGGCAAAATGCTTTTGGATTCCGGGAACCGCCTCATCTGCGAAGGGAGCGACGTCACCACATCGAACAACGAAAATGGCGACCCGACACTCACGCCAGACACAGCCCCGACTTGCGACTTCGTTTTCTACAAGACGATTGCCGGGCATGTCATGAGCGACACGGAAATTGCAGAACTTTTCAGCAACGGCACGACCGAAATCATCTGCGGATTCTTGACCAAGAAAGGAACGACTTTCAACGCCAAAGTCGTCTGGGACAAGGATTTCAAGGCGACATTCGCTTTCGAGAACGACGGCCATTTCCACGGCACCGAAACCAAGTTCAACTGCCCGCTCTGCAAAAAGAAACTCGAAGAAAACAAGAACGCCATTTTCTGCCCAGCTTGTAACTTTACCCTGTTCAAGTCCGTTGCTGGCAAAAAGCTCCGCGTAGCAGACATTAAGGCTCTCCTCACCGGCGGCAAGACAGAACTGTTGACCGGATTCAAGAGCAAGAAAGGAACAGAATTCGACGCCTACCTAAAGCTCGGCGAAGATGGTCGCACGAATTTTGAATTTGTCCACAGAGACCTTCCCTGCCCTTGTTGCGGCGACCAACTGCGATTCCGTAGCGGCACGACCACGCAAACGCCAAACGGAGAAGTGCAAACACTTGCCGCCTACGTGTGCATGAATCCCGCCTGCAATTACGGGATTCCCAAAACATTCTTCAAGCGTGATTTTTCCGACGAAGAAGTCGAAACGCTCCTCAAGAACAAATCTACGCCAATCCTTGAACCGTTCAAGAAGAACGACACGACATTCAGGGCTGCGCTAGAACTCCGCGAAGGCGGGAAGATAGCATTCAACAAGCTTACCGTGGAAGTGATAAAGAAGGGGTAA
- a CDS encoding FISUMP domain-containing protein has product MRKFGMNSVIASVAKQSLLALFLSIALIACGGDSGTSPNSEEKDSSSSIQKEESSSSSSNKKDVSSSSSQKIASSSSTPRNDVKSSSSKRSEGDPSSSSQKITSSSSVKTVSSSSVVLSSSEGSSSSKQSSSSKKVESSSSQKIVSSSSVAPASSSSKKVSSSSEYVPYDHFKCLADNWNLRDTIYKQFTDPRNGRSYYYYTAVSSKTGEKVTVMAENLNIGEMVLGENDQNDDTKIERYCYNNDTTNCDKYGGLYQWAEMMQLPSRCNTESCYKKIRRDHQGICPDGWRLFTWDDFEIIRDYNDEYGDGIKGLRSQCFHGNNASGFSLIGGGVRFENGTFKNLTDAVFWTYPQEQEYDVTLFAYSAFVSVNSDDNTGTQKNRRGEKSNGYSVRCVKIE; this is encoded by the coding sequence ATGAGAAAGTTTGGAATGAATAGCGTCATTGCGAGCGTAGCGAAGCAATCTCTGCTAGCTCTTTTCTTGTCCATAGCCCTCATCGCTTGTGGCGGCGATAGCGGTACGTCACCCAATAGCGAAGAAAAAGATTCTTCCAGCAGTATTCAAAAGGAAGAATCTTCTTCCTCTTCAAGCAATAAGAAGGATGTATCTTCTTCTAGTAGCCAAAAGATTGCTTCGTCCTCTTCGACTCCTCGCAATGACGTGAAGTCGTCATCCTCGAAGCGTAGCGAAGGGGATCCATCAAGTTCTAGTCAAAAGATTACTTCCTCGTCTTCCGTCAAGACGGTTTCTTCTTCTTCCGTTGTCCTGAGCAGTAGCGAAGGATCCAGTAGCAGTAAGCAATCCTCTTCTAGCAAAAAAGTAGAATCCAGTTCTAGCCAAAAGATTGTCTCGTCATCTTCTGTCGCTCCTGCATCGAGCTCAAGTAAAAAAGTATCCTCCAGTAGCGAGTATGTTCCGTATGACCATTTTAAATGTCTTGCGGATAATTGGAATCTTAGGGATACAATCTACAAACAGTTTACCGACCCGCGTAATGGCCGTAGTTATTACTACTATACCGCAGTTTCTTCAAAGACTGGGGAAAAGGTAACCGTTATGGCCGAAAATTTGAATATCGGTGAAATGGTTCTTGGTGAAAATGACCAAAATGACGATACGAAGATCGAACGCTATTGCTACAATAACGATACCACGAATTGTGACAAGTATGGTGGCTTGTATCAGTGGGCTGAAATGATGCAGTTGCCGAGCCGATGCAATACTGAAAGTTGTTATAAAAAAATTAGACGTGATCATCAGGGAATTTGCCCTGATGGATGGCGCTTGTTTACTTGGGATGATTTCGAAATAATAAGAGATTATAATGATGAATATGGTGATGGAATAAAAGGTCTTCGTTCGCAATGTTTCCATGGTAACAATGCTAGTGGGTTCTCCTTAATCGGTGGTGGGGTTAGATTTGAAAATGGAACATTTAAAAATTTGACAGATGCTGTTTTTTGGACATATCCGCAGGAACAAGAATATGATGTCACTTTATTTGCATATTCTGCTTTTGTTTCTGTAAATAGCGATGATAATACAGGTACACAAAAGAATCGTCGTGGAGAAAAGTCGAACGGATATTCTGTTCGTTGTGTTAAAATTGAGTAA